The nucleotide window ttatacattttttaaaaataaatcatgatAAAAGAgtgtctaaaaatatataattatatggaATGTTAATACTCAACAACtattaaacctttttttatttaaataagttattaaatattatgatACCGATTTAAAAATCCCAAAATGCAATTACTTATTGAAACTTTTGTTTTACTTCATCAGGCATACGATTTAAATACCATTGATGCAGCTGACCAGGCGCAGTAGCCAGAATTCCTCTCGCATTTACGTACGTTGTTTCTCGATCGTAGGAATAACGTTCACCATGTAGATCAGTTAAAACACCACCGATTGCGTGAAGAATAGCTTCGGGTGCGCAAGTGTCCCATCTCTTGCAGCCACGACTAGCAAACACGTAGGCGTGAGCCTTTCCTTCTAATAGAAGAATTACCTGCAAAATAGGCATAAAAAATTCCTTGATTACATATGCGTTCAAATAACTTGTCGATATGCATTATTATCAGGACTAAATAATTATCTGTGCATTTACTTTGTGTCCAGCACCACCAACGCGTATTACTTCATCGGGATTCAACGATTGTATAGCACTTTGGACAATACTGTCGGAATGCGAACTGAGAACAAATAATACGATATATTCaacgtaacaaaatattcaAGTATAAACTAACGTTAAAGATATTCGTTACCGAGTGGTCGTGactattctcttttcttctggAGGCGACTTTGGCGTGAATCCTCCAAATCCCGCCCCGTCGATACCCCACAATGTACGACCGTTTTCTACATACGCGTCGCTTTCACCTATTTTGTAATAGGGTTGATGTATTACACCTCCGATCGCTTTTTTGCCGATCGCCACGCCGACTAACACCGTCACATGTTCCACCAGTCCTTGCGTATACTCCGTCGTACCtgcaatataaattcttttaatgacCAACGCTTA belongs to Cardiocondyla obscurior isolate alpha-2009 linkage group LG28, Cobs3.1, whole genome shotgun sequence and includes:
- the LOC139112316 gene encoding 3'(2'),5'-bisphosphate nucleotidase 1, giving the protein MAQSAALLTRIVASSISATIQAGKIIRDVLSKGGLNIVEKGKNDLQTEADRCAQRCIITSLSRQFPNITIIGEEEPSNCEVPSDWIITEADQEVLQLKLPAHLEDVNPKDVCVWVDPLDGTTEYTQGLVEHVTVLVGVAIGKKAIGGVIHQPYYKIGESDAYVENGRTLWGIDGAGFGGFTPKSPPEEKRIVTTTRSHSDSIVQSAIQSLNPDEVIRVGGAGHKVILLLEGKAHAYVFASRGCKRWDTCAPEAILHAIGGVLTDLHGERYSYDRETTYVNARGILATAPGQLHQWYLNRMPDEVKQKFQ